One window of Microcoleus vaginatus PCC 9802 genomic DNA carries:
- a CDS encoding rubredoxin, with the protein MQKYVCTVCNYVYDPEVGDPDGDIAPGTPFEDIPDDWVCPTCGAKKSDFQPE; encoded by the coding sequence ATGCAAAAATACGTTTGTACAGTTTGCAATTACGTCTACGATCCAGAAGTAGGCGACCCCGACGGAGACATAGCTCCCGGTACACCCTTTGAAGATATCCCCGACGATTGGGTTTGTCCCACTTGCGGGGCGAAAAAATCCGATTTTCAACCAGAATAA
- a CDS encoding class II aldolase/adducin family protein, with translation MVALKIPKVTFQPPTFNSLEEERRHRKQRLAAAFRLFARFGFSEGVAGHITVRDPEHLDHFWVNSFGMHFSLIRVSDLILVNHKGEVVEGNKPVNEAAFAIHSQVHSARPDVIAAAHAHSPYGKSWSSLGRLLDPLTQDACSFYEDQALFDDYTGVVLEIEEAKRIAKTLGEKKAVILQNHGLLTVGQTVDEAAWWFISMERSCQAQLMAEAAGKPILIQPECARLTQQQVGSHRMGWFSFQPLYDMIVRREPDLLD, from the coding sequence ATGGTTGCCCTAAAAATCCCAAAAGTCACTTTTCAACCCCCAACATTCAACTCACTTGAAGAAGAACGCCGCCACCGCAAACAGCGTTTAGCCGCCGCATTCCGATTATTTGCCCGCTTCGGATTCAGCGAAGGAGTCGCCGGACATATCACCGTCCGCGACCCCGAACACCTCGACCATTTTTGGGTCAATTCCTTTGGAATGCACTTTAGTTTAATTCGAGTCAGCGACCTAATTTTAGTCAACCACAAAGGCGAAGTTGTTGAAGGAAATAAACCCGTAAACGAAGCAGCATTTGCCATTCATTCCCAAGTGCACAGCGCCCGCCCCGACGTAATCGCAGCAGCCCACGCTCATTCTCCCTACGGCAAAAGTTGGTCGAGTTTGGGCCGCCTGCTTGACCCGCTGACGCAAGATGCTTGTTCTTTTTATGAAGACCAAGCTTTATTTGACGATTACACCGGAGTTGTTTTGGAAATCGAAGAAGCTAAACGCATTGCCAAAACTTTAGGTGAGAAAAAAGCCGTTATCTTACAAAATCACGGACTGTTAACAGTAGGTCAAACAGTAGATGAAGCGGCTTGGTGGTTTATTTCAATGGAACGTTCTTGTCAAGCGCAGTTAATGGCCGAAGCTGCGGGAAAACCAATTCTCATCCAGCCAGAATGTGCGCGTTTGACACAGCAACAAGTAGGGTCTCACCGCATGGGATGGTTTAGCTTTCAACCCCTTTATGACATGATAGTGCGCCGGGAACCCGACTTATTAGATTAG
- a CDS encoding DUF433 domain-containing protein, with translation MTTAVDIGTLIVSTPGTGDCRPRIPKTRITVKNIAIDFNAGLPPEKIFDEKPHLTRSQIYGVVA, from the coding sequence ATGACAACTGCCGTTGATATTGGAACGCTAATTGTCAGCACGCCGGGAACTGGCGACTGCCGCCCCCGCATCCCCAAAACCCGAATAACCGTAAAAAATATTGCTATTGATTTTAATGCTGGGCTGCCTCCAGAAAAAATCTTTGATGAAAAACCGCATTTGACTCGATCGCAAATTTATGGTGTAGTAGCCTAA
- a CDS encoding NAD(P)/FAD-dependent oxidoreductase: MSDRMLKITVIGGGAAGFFSAITCAKTYPQARVTLLEAGRQLLAKVRISGGGRCNVTHACFDPGILVQNYPRGGKALRGAFTRFQPRDTVEWFAGHGVKLKTEEDGRMFPTTDDSGTIVNCLIRAAEDAGVKIRTGDAVVSVKKLTGNTAEGEHGDTAPSFEIELKSGEKLKCDRILLATGSNPSGYKWAKELGNTVEQPVPSLFTFNISDSRIKELAGISVPNAKVKLPGAKLEQSGPLLITHWGLSGPAVLKLSAWGARFLHDRHYKTSVLINWLPQYNAEVLRQQLLAVKSQLSHRLIVSSCPFPVPRRLWERLTSSIGIDEQKRWADLSNKTLDRLLQELVQGEYQIAGKGAFKEEFVTCGGVNLKEVDFKTMESRRCPGLFFAGEILDIDGVTGGFNFQSAWTTAWLAGLAIGK; this comes from the coding sequence TTGTCCGATCGAATGCTCAAAATTACAGTTATAGGTGGCGGTGCTGCTGGTTTTTTTAGTGCAATTACCTGTGCCAAAACCTACCCGCAGGCCCGCGTCACTTTACTAGAAGCTGGCCGGCAACTTCTGGCAAAAGTTCGCATCTCTGGTGGCGGGCGCTGCAACGTTACTCACGCTTGTTTTGATCCCGGTATTTTAGTGCAGAATTACCCCAGAGGTGGAAAAGCTCTGCGCGGTGCTTTTACTCGATTTCAACCGCGCGATACTGTAGAATGGTTTGCAGGTCACGGTGTGAAGTTGAAAACAGAAGAAGACGGCCGAATGTTTCCGACCACCGACGATTCGGGGACAATTGTTAACTGTTTGATCCGGGCGGCTGAGGATGCAGGCGTAAAAATTCGCACCGGCGATGCAGTAGTTTCTGTAAAGAAATTAACAGGAAATACGGCAGAGGGCGAACACGGAGACACCGCCCCTAGTTTTGAAATTGAGTTGAAATCCGGGGAGAAATTGAAGTGCGATCGCATTCTTCTCGCTACAGGCAGCAATCCTTCGGGTTATAAGTGGGCAAAAGAGTTAGGTAATACTGTAGAACAGCCCGTTCCTTCTCTATTTACTTTTAATATTTCCGACAGCAGAATCAAAGAATTAGCTGGAATTTCTGTTCCTAATGCTAAGGTGAAATTGCCGGGAGCTAAATTAGAACAAAGCGGGCCTTTGCTAATTACTCACTGGGGTTTAAGCGGGCCTGCTGTACTGAAACTTTCGGCTTGGGGTGCGAGATTTTTGCACGATCGCCATTATAAAACATCTGTGCTGATTAATTGGCTTCCCCAGTACAATGCGGAAGTTTTGCGGCAGCAACTGCTAGCGGTTAAGTCGCAGTTGTCGCACCGATTGATTGTCTCTAGCTGTCCGTTTCCGGTGCCGCGCCGCCTCTGGGAACGTTTGACAAGTTCGATCGGCATTGATGAGCAAAAACGCTGGGCAGACTTATCTAACAAAACCCTCGATCGCCTCCTGCAAGAACTCGTTCAAGGCGAATATCAGATTGCCGGAAAAGGGGCATTTAAGGAAGAGTTCGTCACCTGCGGCGGTGTCAACCTCAAAGAAGTCGATTTTAAGACAATGGAAAGTCGCCGCTGTCCCGGACTTTTCTTTGCTGGCGAAATCTTGGATATCGACGGCGTGACGGGCGGTTTCAACTTCCAAAGTGCTTGGACTACGGCGTGGTTGGCCGGTTTGGCGATCGGCAAATGA
- a CDS encoding Orange carotenoid protein, translating into MTFTTSGAYDQGKADIQSLSVDDQLALLWFVYTEMGKSITPAAPGASGSEIAQGLFDQVKPLSHEEQLQVMRDIASKANTEISRMYGSMSPETKLAFWYFLALGMDEGTIIPMPPDYEFPEAGKALLGKVQAMDFQQQIDFLRGTVLVMGAEAAPGAGI; encoded by the coding sequence ATGACATTTACTACTTCCGGTGCTTACGACCAAGGAAAAGCAGATATTCAGAGCTTGAGTGTAGACGACCAATTAGCTTTGCTGTGGTTTGTTTACACCGAAATGGGCAAGTCAATAACGCCAGCGGCTCCCGGTGCTTCCGGTTCCGAAATCGCTCAGGGTTTGTTCGATCAAGTCAAACCGCTGTCCCACGAAGAACAACTACAAGTAATGCGCGACATTGCCTCAAAAGCCAATACTGAAATCAGCCGGATGTACGGCTCAATGAGTCCTGAAACCAAGCTGGCTTTTTGGTATTTTCTAGCATTAGGAATGGACGAAGGAACTATTATACCCATGCCTCCCGACTATGAATTTCCAGAAGCAGGAAAAGCTTTATTAGGAAAGGTTCAGGCGATGGACTTTCAGCAGCAAATTGATTTCCTTCGCGGTACAGTTTTAGTAATGGGTGCTGAAGCCGCTCCGGGGGCTGGCATTTAA
- a CDS encoding GNAT family N-acetyltransferase: MSGQLIPGYRLRSGSGLDRAKLVKFMHRTYQELYPNGELGHLAQTVEQYFSNQTPVWWVECQKNSQEEAEILPALPSQYLNPQSQVQNLTSVVGCLWLGNAIDQTTGERYAHIFLLYVAPEHRRLGVGAALVIHAENWARERGDRQIGLQVFVSNQPAVNLYQKLGYQSHSLSMLKSL; this comes from the coding sequence ATGTCTGGTCAACTAATACCGGGCTATCGGCTGCGCTCAGGATCGGGACTCGATCGAGCAAAACTGGTAAAGTTTATGCACCGGACATACCAAGAGCTTTACCCCAATGGCGAATTGGGACATTTGGCTCAAACTGTCGAGCAGTATTTTTCTAACCAGACGCCGGTTTGGTGGGTAGAGTGCCAGAAAAACAGCCAAGAAGAGGCAGAAATTTTGCCGGCGCTTCCCTCGCAGTATCTCAATCCCCAATCTCAAGTCCAAAATCTAACATCGGTTGTCGGATGTTTGTGGTTGGGAAATGCGATCGACCAAACCACGGGAGAACGCTACGCTCACATTTTTTTGCTGTACGTAGCACCGGAACATCGCCGTCTAGGAGTGGGTGCAGCTTTAGTTATTCATGCTGAAAATTGGGCGCGGGAAAGGGGCGATAGGCAAATTGGTTTGCAAGTATTTGTGAGCAATCAGCCTGCGGTGAATCTCTATCAAAAATTAGGATATCAAAGTCATTCCCTCTCGATGCTCAAATCCCTTTAA
- a CDS encoding calcium-binding protein gives MPSSPAAYETIAKQLVYIDNNPQSQTLVQTGLSAAGYQIDRTFDDPATGFHAIGLISTTPDKPPLLVFRGTDSPVDDLANADPRGAGFNQFEANKQALGNWLTEISQDTAKNPSRLPPDLLGHSLGGAITQLAATEFTSTIGDVVTFNSPGVDQNTVNTFKQKVGAGKNVTHYIVSGDFVSLGGEAFLPGKVVLQTFTNPIIDPLLVLDKHTQSGLLSSPPPGLTQTEISVDQLNRPDFTFTDSDYLELLAGLDFALPALGTSLESRSSLEQLRTTPGTSFLGNVVAMKTALGPSQINNLVGDGANNTASGFAGEDIITGNAGNDSLSGNQGNDIISGGTGNDQLLGGKGDDNLSGGEGDDTLIGAGGTDLLIGGAGRDVLVLGVGAGTDTLVDFQKGQDLMGLSGGLTFNQLRVTEGDFSTTIEIARNGQLLASIPSILSSPLTATDFIAI, from the coding sequence ATGCCCTCATCCCCCGCCGCTTACGAAACTATAGCCAAGCAACTTGTTTACATAGATAACAACCCCCAGTCTCAAACCTTAGTTCAAACAGGTTTGAGCGCTGCTGGCTACCAAATTGATCGCACTTTTGACGATCCGGCGACTGGATTTCACGCGATCGGCTTAATTTCCACTACCCCAGACAAACCGCCCCTTTTGGTATTTCGGGGCACCGACTCGCCCGTAGACGATCTTGCCAACGCAGACCCGCGCGGCGCCGGTTTCAACCAATTTGAAGCCAACAAACAAGCATTAGGAAATTGGTTGACAGAAATCAGTCAAGATACAGCCAAAAACCCCAGCCGCTTGCCACCAGACCTTCTCGGACACAGCTTGGGCGGCGCCATAACGCAACTAGCCGCCACTGAATTTACCTCTACTATCGGAGATGTTGTCACCTTCAATTCTCCCGGAGTTGATCAGAACACTGTCAATACATTCAAGCAGAAAGTCGGTGCCGGAAAAAATGTAACTCACTACATCGTTAGCGGCGATTTTGTGAGTTTGGGAGGAGAAGCTTTTCTCCCAGGAAAAGTAGTTCTTCAAACATTTACTAACCCGATTATTGACCCGCTACTTGTCTTAGACAAGCACACCCAAAGCGGTTTGTTAAGTTCTCCTCCTCCCGGCTTGACTCAGACTGAAATCTCTGTAGACCAGTTGAACCGCCCGGATTTCACTTTCACAGATTCCGATTATTTAGAGCTGTTAGCTGGCTTAGACTTTGCACTGCCTGCCTTGGGAACATCGCTGGAATCGCGCAGCAGTTTAGAGCAATTAAGAACCACTCCGGGAACCTCCTTTTTAGGAAACGTTGTGGCAATGAAAACTGCTCTCGGTCCATCCCAAATTAATAATTTAGTCGGCGATGGTGCCAACAATACAGCCTCTGGTTTTGCAGGGGAGGATATTATCACTGGCAATGCAGGAAACGACAGTCTCAGCGGTAACCAAGGCAACGATATTATCAGCGGTGGCACCGGCAACGACCAGCTATTAGGTGGCAAAGGGGATGACAATTTGAGCGGGGGAGAAGGAGACGATACGCTCATTGGCGCAGGGGGTACAGATCTCTTAATTGGTGGCGCTGGACGCGACGTATTGGTGTTAGGAGTAGGTGCCGGTACAGATACACTTGTAGACTTTCAAAAGGGTCAAGATTTAATGGGTTTGAGCGGAGGTTTGACCTTCAACCAACTGAGAGTTACTGAAGGCGATTTTTCAACGACGATTGAAATTGCCCGTAACGGCCAACTTCTTGCCAGTATTCCTAGCATTCTAAGTAGTCCGCTAACAGCCACTGATTTTATTGCGATTTAG
- a CDS encoding HEAT repeat domain-containing protein — protein MNNNDYSNALDTDTELESPLDQIYESEPPLPDPEEMLPLLESPEPQHRMIAARAFCELQDDRAISHLINLLRDGCPLVRVSAAYALGRNPSPDAVEPLILQLNCDWNGYVRKGVVWALGNCSDHRTLPSLIDALKTDISAVRLWAASSLGQMAKVGYSVVIAAIPPLIEALRGDSVSAVRSNCAWAIGQLARELPNNIVYAGAIDGLIEALEEDEDMGVREDAKSSLLRVGDPRGLQIIEDLEMEGLL, from the coding sequence ATGAACAATAACGACTACTCCAACGCCCTTGATACTGACACGGAACTGGAAAGCCCTTTGGATCAAATTTATGAATCCGAACCCCCGCTGCCAGATCCCGAGGAAATGCTGCCTTTGCTGGAATCCCCGGAACCTCAGCACCGGATGATTGCGGCGCGGGCTTTTTGCGAACTGCAGGACGATCGAGCAATTTCGCATTTAATTAATTTGTTGAGAGACGGTTGCCCCTTGGTGCGGGTGAGCGCAGCTTATGCGTTGGGGCGAAATCCGAGTCCCGATGCTGTGGAACCGCTGATTCTTCAGCTTAACTGCGACTGGAACGGTTACGTTCGCAAAGGGGTAGTTTGGGCCCTGGGAAATTGCAGCGACCACCGCACTTTGCCATCTTTAATTGATGCTCTGAAAACTGATATTTCGGCGGTGCGTTTGTGGGCGGCGAGTTCTCTGGGTCAAATGGCAAAAGTTGGTTACTCTGTGGTGATTGCTGCGATTCCGCCGTTGATTGAAGCGCTGCGCGGAGATTCTGTATCTGCAGTGCGGAGCAACTGCGCTTGGGCGATCGGGCAACTGGCTCGCGAATTACCGAATAATATAGTGTACGCTGGGGCGATCGACGGTTTGATTGAAGCTTTAGAAGAAGATGAAGACATGGGCGTGCGGGAAGATGCTAAATCTTCGCTCTTGCGAGTCGGCGACCCGCGCGGATTGCAGATAATTGAAGATTTAGAAATGGAAGGACTTTTGTGA
- a CDS encoding polysaccharide deacetylase family protein has product MPLAPLFPVVHPILKSAFPRCLWTGDINSREIALTFDDGPHRQHTPQLLKILDKYDIKASFFWLGFCVDRHPETAREVYERGHWIGLHGYQHISFPKLKTHELKQSLEDTQQAIAKACDLDPKLILDVRPPNGIFTPRTLELLQQWEYRPVMWSVVPEDWVRPGVKKVISRIVQQTENGSIIVLHDGYCGGEDVAASADKIIPLLLYKGYKFVTVDRLWEQANIPITGK; this is encoded by the coding sequence ATGCCCTTAGCACCTTTGTTTCCTGTCGTTCATCCCATCCTCAAATCTGCTTTTCCCAGATGTCTGTGGACGGGAGATATCAACAGCCGAGAAATTGCCCTCACATTTGACGACGGGCCGCACCGTCAGCATACACCTCAACTGTTAAAAATTTTAGATAAATACGACATCAAAGCTAGTTTTTTCTGGCTAGGTTTTTGCGTTGACAGGCATCCAGAAACGGCTAGAGAAGTGTACGAGCGCGGACACTGGATCGGCCTCCACGGCTATCAGCATATATCGTTTCCCAAACTCAAAACCCACGAACTCAAACAAAGTTTAGAAGACACGCAACAAGCAATTGCCAAAGCTTGCGATTTAGACCCAAAATTAATCCTGGACGTGCGACCGCCGAACGGCATTTTTACGCCGCGAACATTAGAGTTATTGCAACAGTGGGAATATCGCCCCGTAATGTGGAGTGTGGTCCCAGAAGATTGGGTGCGACCAGGGGTTAAGAAAGTTATTAGTCGCATCGTGCAGCAAACTGAAAACGGATCTATTATTGTACTGCACGACGGCTATTGCGGCGGCGAAGATGTTGCAGCTTCGGCGGATAAAATAATTCCATTGCTTTTGTATAAAGGTTACAAATTCGTGACAGTCGATCGACTGTGGGAACAGGCCAACATTCCAATAACAGGAAAATAA
- a CDS encoding calcium-binding protein: protein MSASPAVYEALAKSIVFLNQKPSAANEVSRFLDTNGYYIDRIFDDPETNFYAIGFGSSNPENPPALVFKGTDFIDGDPIFSDSRDIGLPEFEKNKDNIKNWLTEIGQDTGKNPSKLLPDVIGHSWGGAVAQIVATEYTSLTGDIFTFNSPGVSASTFTSFRRNLSRAGNKNVTHYIVSGDVVSLFGEAFIPGKVFIQSFTDPSINPLTVLAKHRAENLLTTPPVGFLQRQISVEQLNSPEFTYNNDSDFNEFIAALNFPLANVSIPIRTRGGAEGLRTAPEFSFVQLIRQMQYGLAPLQPNYLSGDDRNNTATGGPGEDTVIGNRGNDTLRGNRGNDSITGGDGDDFLYGGRDNDYLEGGDGNDLVSGEFGNDFLIGGAGRDRFVLESGGGEDVILDFQDSEDLITLSRGLTFPQIRVTQAGDGALITIPITGEVLATLRGVVASDITRVDFV from the coding sequence ATGAGTGCCTCGCCTGCTGTTTATGAAGCTCTGGCTAAATCAATTGTTTTTTTGAATCAAAAGCCAAGCGCAGCCAATGAAGTTTCGCGTTTCCTAGATACTAATGGCTACTATATCGATCGCATATTCGACGACCCAGAAACAAACTTTTATGCGATCGGGTTCGGTTCCTCCAATCCTGAAAACCCGCCCGCCCTCGTATTTAAAGGTACAGACTTCATCGACGGCGACCCTATCTTTTCCGACTCCCGAGACATTGGTTTACCTGAATTTGAAAAGAACAAAGATAATATCAAAAACTGGCTAACAGAAATCGGTCAAGATACAGGTAAAAACCCCAGCAAATTATTGCCCGATGTCATCGGGCACAGTTGGGGCGGAGCAGTCGCTCAAATTGTAGCAACCGAATACACATCTCTGACCGGCGATATCTTTACTTTCAACTCTCCGGGAGTGTCAGCGAGTACATTCACCAGTTTTCGGAGAAATCTCAGCAGGGCAGGCAACAAAAATGTCACTCACTACATTGTCAGCGGAGATGTAGTTAGCTTGTTTGGGGAAGCATTTATTCCGGGTAAAGTATTTATCCAAAGTTTTACAGACCCGAGTATTAATCCCTTAACTGTTTTGGCAAAACATCGAGCTGAAAATTTGTTAACTACTCCGCCCGTGGGTTTTTTGCAGAGGCAAATTTCCGTAGAACAATTAAACAGTCCCGAATTTACTTATAACAACGACTCGGATTTTAACGAATTTATCGCTGCCCTAAATTTTCCCTTGGCCAATGTGTCAATCCCAATCAGAACCAGAGGCGGTGCAGAGGGTTTGAGAACAGCACCAGAATTTTCTTTCGTGCAGTTAATCAGACAAATGCAATACGGTTTAGCTCCCTTACAACCGAATTACTTATCAGGGGACGATCGCAACAATACTGCTACCGGCGGCCCTGGAGAGGATACAGTTATCGGCAATCGCGGTAACGATACTCTCAGAGGCAATCGAGGTAATGACAGCATCACTGGTGGTGATGGCGACGACTTCTTGTACGGTGGCAGAGATAACGATTATTTGGAGGGTGGCGACGGAAACGATTTGGTTTCCGGCGAGTTTGGCAACGATTTTTTAATTGGTGGTGCGGGGCGCGATCGCTTTGTATTGGAATCCGGCGGCGGAGAAGATGTGATTTTAGATTTTCAAGATAGTGAAGATTTAATTACACTGTCGAGGGGTCTAACTTTTCCTCAAATTAGAGTAACCCAAGCGGGTGACGGAGCTTTAATTACTATCCCGATTACTGGTGAAGTTCTTGCTACTCTCAGAGGCGTAGTGGCAAGCGATATTACGCGGGTAGATTTTGTATAG
- a CDS encoding acetoacetate decarboxylase, translated as MVYPPAPWNLQGYAVQTLQLVDVARVRPLVPSELEIVSLLPGKTLGGIYISSYGLGSVMEYNELIVVSAIANYAGKWGAWISHIYVDNPNSVAGGREIWGLPKELAQFSWEGSHSVKAAPLGYRVTVRQENRQLCSLNYSQQSLALPLPFSGNVFSADRSNLLLFKGGLESRIGLIKGELEVAEESPFASLNLGQPLLTVACEDMRLTVGAPELVGNRAVEFSY; from the coding sequence ATGGTATATCCACCTGCACCTTGGAATCTGCAAGGTTATGCTGTTCAGACTTTACAATTGGTAGATGTGGCACGAGTGCGCCCCTTGGTTCCCTCTGAGTTAGAAATTGTCTCTTTATTGCCAGGAAAAACCCTAGGTGGCATTTATATATCCTCCTACGGGTTGGGTTCGGTGATGGAGTACAATGAGTTAATTGTAGTTAGCGCGATCGCCAATTATGCAGGAAAATGGGGCGCTTGGATTTCCCACATCTACGTAGACAATCCTAACTCGGTAGCCGGCGGGCGCGAAATTTGGGGGCTTCCTAAAGAATTAGCTCAATTTAGTTGGGAAGGTAGCCATTCGGTAAAGGCAGCACCGCTAGGCTACCGCGTCACAGTTCGCCAAGAAAACCGTCAACTGTGCAGCCTCAATTACAGCCAGCAAAGTTTAGCCTTACCGCTGCCTTTTAGCGGAAATGTTTTCAGCGCTGACCGCAGCAATTTGCTGTTGTTTAAAGGAGGATTAGAGTCTCGCATCGGTTTGATTAAAGGCGAATTAGAAGTGGCAGAAGAAAGTCCTTTTGCCAGTTTAAACTTAGGTCAGCCCTTGCTAACAGTTGCCTGCGAAGATATGCGTTTAACAGTCGGTGCGCCGGAATTGGTGGGAAACAGAGCCGTTGAATTCAGTTATTAG
- a CDS encoding S-layer homology domain-containing protein, with protein sequence MIRSHRRQAIIGLVVALGIIIGNLMFPGLNVAPAFAQAKFKDVNDHWAQACIEELAEKKIISGYYEDGTFRPNRPVSRAEFAAMVRMAFPDAKTVRAPIDFADIPTNYWGFKAIREAYQTGFMSGYSGSIFNPTLNITRWQALVALTSGLKYTPTGSAAEVLEATFEDASQIPELARNAIAAATEKQLVVNYPAVKQLEPTRNVTRAEVATFFCQALAKPGQTALVPAEYIAQVPANIGPPRTTEISEAGKVRAEVSFVKEAENAKNLRITIIRDGKSLLEEPVLIPTRSLVDNPDKRASEEISEGRFLSLRIRDLDGDKEPEVLADLVSIKSGVRCCNYSFIYRYDSAANKYTHLKHFWGNVSYEIVDFGKNDIPEFKSQDGRFSEAFTNYADSRFPLQIWQYRQGKMQDVSKEYPVEVYTNSAELWLESNKRLSENGDVKGVLAAFMANKYVMGQEAEGWQLLERVYQGRDRTQFFGKLREFLVSTGYASK encoded by the coding sequence ATGATTCGATCGCACAGACGGCAAGCTATTATCGGTTTAGTGGTAGCCCTAGGGATAATCATCGGGAATTTAATGTTTCCGGGCCTGAATGTAGCGCCGGCATTTGCTCAAGCCAAATTTAAGGATGTTAACGACCATTGGGCGCAAGCTTGTATTGAGGAGTTAGCAGAGAAAAAAATCATCAGTGGCTACTACGAAGACGGCACTTTTCGCCCGAATCGCCCAGTTAGCCGCGCTGAGTTTGCGGCGATGGTTCGCATGGCTTTTCCCGATGCCAAAACCGTCCGCGCTCCGATCGACTTTGCAGATATTCCTACAAATTACTGGGGTTTTAAAGCAATTCGAGAAGCTTATCAGACGGGTTTTATGTCTGGATACAGTGGCAGTATCTTTAACCCGACTTTGAATATTACCCGCTGGCAGGCTTTGGTAGCTTTAACCAGCGGCTTGAAATATACACCTACGGGGTCGGCGGCTGAGGTTTTGGAGGCGACTTTTGAGGATGCGTCGCAAATTCCCGAACTGGCAAGAAATGCGATCGCCGCCGCCACAGAAAAACAACTTGTGGTCAATTATCCGGCTGTTAAACAGCTAGAACCTACTCGGAATGTTACTCGCGCAGAAGTCGCAACTTTTTTCTGTCAGGCGCTCGCTAAACCCGGCCAAACTGCCTTAGTTCCTGCCGAATATATTGCCCAAGTTCCGGCGAATATCGGCCCGCCGAGAACAACAGAAATCTCGGAAGCGGGGAAAGTTAGGGCGGAAGTTTCTTTCGTAAAAGAAGCAGAAAATGCTAAAAATCTCCGCATCACAATTATCCGCGACGGTAAAAGTTTATTAGAAGAACCAGTGCTGATACCGACTCGTTCTCTAGTAGATAATCCAGACAAAAGAGCCAGCGAAGAAATATCAGAAGGACGTTTTTTATCGCTGCGAATCCGTGATTTGGACGGCGACAAGGAACCGGAAGTGCTGGCAGATTTAGTGTCAATCAAAAGCGGCGTCCGCTGCTGCAATTATTCGTTTATTTACCGCTACGACTCAGCAGCTAACAAATACACTCATCTCAAGCATTTCTGGGGCAATGTGAGTTACGAAATAGTGGATTTTGGCAAAAATGATATCCCAGAGTTTAAGAGTCAGGACGGCAGATTTTCCGAGGCTTTTACAAATTACGCTGATTCTCGCTTTCCGCTGCAAATTTGGCAGTACCGCCAAGGTAAAATGCAAGATGTTAGCAAAGAGTATCCGGTGGAAGTATACACGAATTCTGCTGAGCTTTGGCTAGAATCTAACAAGCGTTTGAGTGAAAATGGAGATGTGAAGGGGGTTTTGGCTGCCTTCATGGCGAACAAGTATGTCATGGGCCAGGAGGCGGAAGGTTGGCAGTTGTTGGAGAGAGTTTATCAAGGGCGCGATCGCACTCAATTCTTTGGGAAGTTGCGGGAGTTTTTGGTGAGCACGGGTTATGCTAGTAAGTAG